A stretch of Bacillus pseudomycoides DNA encodes these proteins:
- the kdpDN gene encoding KdpD-like non-kinase potassium sensor (KdpDN resembles contains the N-terminal sensor region of KdpD but lacks the C-terminal histidine kinase region.), translated as MYADDYKPTFQRRSPEEYLEYIRQQNRGTLKLYVGAAPGVGKSYKMLFDAQEMKKEKIDIVIGLIETHGRKETEEAIADLEKVPLKEINYKGKVFYELDVEGIVKRAPEVVVVDELAHSNIPGSKHKKRYMDVEELLAAGISVLSAFNIQHLESVHDIVEQITNVKVRERIPDFILQKANEIQLVDVTPEVLRKRLIDGKIYKEEKIQQSLQNFFTVNNLGALRELSLREVADDMDDKISQSVMEPIGVKEKILVCVQYSSTAEKLIRRGWRMADRLNAELYVLNVEREKIESLSASKRQTIDEWKLLTNQFYATFLLEEAKGRKPADVIIEVAKRLQVTQILLGQSARTRWEEIRKGSIVNEIMRETQYIDIHIVADRRT; from the coding sequence ATGTATGCAGATGATTATAAACCAACATTTCAAAGGCGATCACCAGAAGAGTATTTAGAATATATACGCCAGCAAAATCGTGGGACATTAAAGCTGTATGTAGGTGCTGCTCCAGGAGTAGGGAAAAGTTACAAAATGTTGTTTGATGCGCAGGAAATGAAAAAAGAGAAGATTGATATTGTAATAGGTTTAATTGAAACACATGGAAGAAAAGAGACAGAAGAAGCAATTGCTGATTTAGAAAAAGTTCCTTTAAAGGAAATAAACTATAAAGGAAAAGTATTTTATGAGCTTGATGTAGAGGGAATTGTAAAGCGAGCGCCGGAAGTAGTTGTTGTGGATGAATTAGCACATAGTAATATCCCAGGATCAAAACATAAAAAACGTTACATGGATGTAGAAGAATTATTAGCTGCAGGTATATCAGTATTATCAGCGTTTAATATTCAACATTTAGAAAGTGTTCATGATATCGTAGAACAAATTACAAACGTAAAAGTACGAGAACGCATTCCTGATTTTATTTTACAAAAAGCAAATGAGATTCAACTTGTTGATGTAACACCAGAAGTGCTGCGGAAACGATTAATAGATGGAAAGATATATAAAGAAGAAAAAATTCAACAAAGCCTACAAAACTTTTTTACAGTTAATAATTTAGGGGCTTTACGAGAGCTGTCACTTCGCGAAGTTGCAGATGATATGGATGATAAAATAAGCCAATCAGTAATGGAACCAATCGGTGTAAAGGAAAAAATTCTCGTTTGTGTGCAATATAGTTCAACGGCAGAGAAATTAATCCGGCGTGGTTGGCGGATGGCAGATCGATTAAACGCTGAATTATATGTATTAAATGTTGAAAGAGAAAAGATAGAATCACTATCGGCAAGCAAAAGACAAACAATTGATGAATGGAAGTTGTTGACGAATCAATTTTATGCCACGTTCTTGTTGGAAGAAGCGAAGGGAAGAAAACCAGCTGATGTCATTATTGAAGTAGCAAAACGATTGCAGGTCACTCAAATTTTACTTGGTCAATCCGCAAGAACAAGGTGGGAAGAAATTCGAAAAGGGTCAATTGTAAATGAAATTATGAGAGAGACGCAGTATATCGATATTCATATTGTGGCGGATCGGCGAACGTAA